The stretch of DNA CGGGTTCGACGGCGACCGAGGTGAGGGACGCGTCCCGCTCTTCTTTCACGTACTCCGAGACGCCGGTGATCGTCCCGCCGGTGCCGACGCCGGCGACGACCGCGTCGACCGCGCCGTCGGTGTCCCGCCAGATCTCCGGACCGGTCGTCTCGCGGTGGGCGCGGGGGTTGGCCTCGTTCTCGAACTGACGAGCGCGGACGGCGTCGTCGGCCGCCGCCAGTTCGTTCGCCCGCTCGATGGCCCCGCTCATCCCGTCGTCGGCCGGCGTCAGTTCCAGCTCCGCGCCCAGCGCCGACAGCAGGCGGCGTCGCTCCTCGCTCATCGACTCCGGCATCGTCAGCACGCAGTCGTAGCCGCGGGCGGCACAGACCATCGCGAGGCCGATCCCGGTGTTGCCGCTCGTGGCCTCGACGACGGTGCCGCCGGGCGGGAGGTCGCCGGACTCGGCGGCCGCCTCGACCATGTACAGCGCGATGCGGTCTTTCACCGAGTAGGGGTTCGCGGCCTCGACCTTCCCCAGCAGGTTCTCGGCGAACGCGTCCAGTCGGACCAGCGGCGTGTCGCCGACGAGGTCGGTGACGCTCGCCGCGACCGTCGGCTCCGTCGGTGCCCGCTGTGGCTGTCGCATACCGGTCGGTAGCGGTCGGGGGCCGCTAACCACTGCCCCGAAGATGTGCGGGCAGCGTCCCGGTGTCAGGCCGACGCCGACCCGTTGGCCCAGGCGCGGTCGGGCCGCTCCGCGAACCGCTGGCAGCCACTCGACAGCGGGCTGGTCACGCTGGCCGAACAGCCGGCGTACCGGCCGTTCTCCAGCCAGAGGACGCGGTAGCCGTGCGCGTCGGGCAGCAGGCCCTCGTCGGACCCGCCCGTCAGCGTCAGCGAGAGGCGGTAGCCGACGGCGGTCTCGCAGTCGGTCGCGGCCTCGTTCCCGCCGTGGGTGTCGAGGTGGACGCGAAACGTGCTGAGGTCCGCGCCGGGCGGTGAGGTCCGCTCCGTCCACACCGAGAGGTCGGCGTCGGGACCCGCAGCCGTGACCGTCCCGCTGCTCGCGATGCGACCGCCGCCGGTGGAGCTGGCGGCGTACTGGAACTCCTCGGCACAGCCGGCACCGGCGCGCTCGAAGCTGGCGACACGAAGCTCCGTCGGACCGGTGTGATCCGAGAACCCCGGGAGGGCGTTCACCGACGGGCCGGCGGCCGCGAGGAGGAGGGCGGCGACGGCGACCGCGAGGAGCGACCGCCGTCGGTCGAGCTCAGGGGGCATACGTGAAACGAGTCCCACGGTCCGGATATGTCTTCCGTCGGCGCGCCGGCTACACCTCGACGGGGTCGATCAGGTCCGGCCGGTCGTTGGCCGGGCTGTTGACCGCCGTGGAGACGGGGTAGGCCCGCAGCGCGCCGTCGTAGGGGTCCAGCAGGTCGGCCACCTCGTCCGTGCCGCCGGTGAGCCACGTCTCCTCCTCCTCGGGGGCGAGGAGCACGGCCATCCGGTGGTGGAGGTCGGCGACCGTCTCGTTCGGTTCGGTCGTGACGACGGTGAACGTCTCGACGACCTCCCGTTCGTCGTCGCCGTAGCCACCGCCGCCGAACTCGCCCAGCCCGGTCTGTCGCTGCGGCGGCTCCCAGCGCTCGTAGAGGCCGGCCATCGCGAACAGGTCGTCGTCGGGGAGCGCGACCCGGTAGGGCTGTTTCCCGCCGTCGCTCCCGGCCCCGTCGACCCACTCGTAGAAGCCGTCCGCGGGCACGAGACAGCGTCGGGCCTCGTAGGCGTCGGCGAACGACCGCCGCTCGGCCAGGGTCTCGGCGCGGGCGTTGATGTACTGGTGGTCCGAGCGGTCGTCGGCCCACGACGGGATCAGGCCCCACTCCATCCGCTGGATGGTGTCGGGTTCGTCGTCGGTCACGACCGGGAGCGACTGGCCGGGAGCGGCGTTGTACCGGGGCTCGAACGCGAAGTCGAACGTCGCGTCGAACCGCCCCTCGATGGCCTCCGGCGGGGCGAACAGGCTGTAGCGGCCACACATAGCTCGGCGTAGGCGACTGCCGACCAAAAGCCTACGCCCATCAACATTTTTACCGCGGCGACCGAGCCGTCTGTATGGAGACTCGACCGCTCGGCGACACCGGGCAGGAGAGCAGCGTCGCGACGTTCGGGGCGATCGCGCTGAACTGGCTGGAACAGGCGGGCGCGAACCACCTCGTCGAACTCGCGCTGGAGTACGGCGTGAACCACTTCGACGTGGCCCCGACCTACGGCGACGCGGAGCTGAAGCTCGGGCCGAAGCTCCGCCAGCACCGCGGGGAGATCTTCCTCGGCTGCAAGACCCAAGAGCGGGGCTACGAGGGGGCCGCGGCCAAGATCGAGCGGTCGCTGGACCGCCTGGGCGTCGACACCATCGATCTCTACCAGATCCACGGGCTGGAGTACGAGTCGGAACTCGACGAGATCACCGGCGCTGACGGGGCGCTGGCGGCGATCCGCGACGCGAAGGACGCCGGCAAGATCGACCACGTCGGCCTGACGAGCCACGCCGATCCCGGGCTCATCACCGACGCCATCGACCGCATCGACGACCTGGAGACGGTGATGTTCCCGCTGAACCCCGTCGTCGCCGGGAAGTCGGGCGAGGAGTACGACTACGAGGCCGTCCTCGAACGGGCCGACGAGGCCGGCGTCGGGACGCTTGGGATCAAGGCCTTCGCCGACGGGTCGTGGCCGCCCGAGGACGACCTGGCCGAGGCCGACCGGCCCTACGCGAACTGGTACCGGCCGGTCGACCGGCCCGACGCGATCCGCGAGCGGTTCGACTTCGCCGCCGCCCGCGGGCTGGACACCGTCGTCACCCCGGGTGACCCGAAACTGGTGGCGATGGTGTTCGACGCCGCCGACCGCTACGAGGGGATGGACGAGTCGACACAGCGGACGCTGATCGAGCGCGCCCGCCACGACGACAGCCCGGTCCCCGAACAGCTCCACCACTGACAGTGGGACGCGACGACCAGTCGTCCGTGCCCGAGACCGTCGAGACCGCACTCGCGGACCGCCCCGTCGAGGGACGCGTCTGTCTGGAGGCCGGGGCCGGCGTCGGCAACGCCACCGCGGGCCTGCTGGCAGCGGGTGCCGAGCGCGTCTACGCCGTCACCGACGATCCCGAACACGCCGCCTCGGTCCGGGAGCGCTGTCGCGACCACGCCGACAGGCTCGTCGTGATCGAGGGCGACCTCCGCCGGACGCCGCTGCCCGACGGGAGCGTCGACCTCGTCACGGCACACGGGCTCTGTAACGTCCTCGACCCGCCGGCGCTGGAGGGGGTCGCGGCCGACCTCACGCGGGTCGCCGCGCCGGACTGTCACCTCGTCGTCGACGACTACGCGCCGCTGCCCGAGGACGCCGCAGTCGCGGACCTCTTCGCCGTCGAGAACGCCGCGACGGAACTGGCGACCGGCCGGCCGATGCTGACGTTCTACCCGGCGTCGCTGCTCCGGTACCTCTTCGACGGCCTCGGCTGGACGTTCGACCGCGAGCGGACGCTGCTCGATCCGGTCCCCTGGACCGCGAGCCACCTCTCGGCCCACGCCGCGGTCACGGTCGACGCCGCCGACCACCTCCCGGTGGCGCTGGGCGACGCCCTCGTCGAGCGGGCCGAGCGCCTCGTCGAGTCCATCGGCGAGGAGTTCACCGGGCGGATGTACAGCCTCGCGATGCGGCTCCCCGAGCAGTGACCGCCGCCCGGTTCTCGCCCCCACTACTCCGTCGGAACCCTCGGACGGTCGCCGTCGTCCCGAGCCGTCGTGCAGGCCTCCGCGACCGCCGTCGGCAGCCCGTCCACGTCCGCGACCGTCGTCCGGCGGGAGTCGACCTCGGGGACGCCCTCGCCCGCGACGGCGACGAGGCGGTCGGCCGCCGAGACGACGGGCCGGTTCCCGTCGCCCACGTCGCCCGCGACGACGACGGCGTCGGCCGCCGCGGCGAGTTCGACCGCACGCTCCCGGGACGCCGCGTCGACGCCGGCGAAGGCCGGGACCGTGACGACCTCGCAGTCCAGCTCCCGGGCGCGCTCGGCGGCGGCGTCGCCGGCCGGGACCACGCCGACGGTCACGGCGGCCCCGGCGGCGGCGAGGCGGGCGACGGCGGCCGCGGCCGCCCGCCCGGTCCCGGCGACGTGGACCGTCCGGTCGAGGGCGGTCCGGTCGGACAGCGGCGTCACCAGCGGCGCGTCGGTGGCCGGCTGGCGGGTCACGAGCGTCTCGGCGTCGAAGGCGGCCGCCAGCGTCTCGTGGGTCAGCACGTCGGCCGGCGGCCCGGCCGCCCGGACCTCGCCGCCGGCCAGCAGGACGAGCTCGTCGCAGTACCGCGCCGCGAGGTTGAGGTCGTGGATGGCCGCGACGGCGGTCTTGCCCTCGCGGACCCGCTCGCGGACGAGATCGAGCGTCCGGACGGCGTGGTTCACGTCGAGGTTCGCCGTCGGCTCGTCCAGCAGGAGGACCGGCGCGGCCTGTGCGAGCGCGCGAGCCAGCAACACCCGCTGGCGCTCCCCGCCCGACAGCGACGTCACGGGCCGGTCGGCGAAGCGCGCGACCTCGGCCCGCTCCATCGCGCGTTCGACGGCGTCGCGGTCCTCGGCGTCCGGCCGGTCGAAGCGGCCCAGGTGGGGGGTCCGCCCCATCTCGACGGCCTGGCGGACGGTGAACTCGAACGACAGCGAGACCGACTGGGGCGTGCTGGCGACCAGCCGGCCGACCGCCCGGGCGGAACAGTCCGCGAGGTCGCGGCCGGCCACCCGAACGGTGCCCGCGTCGGGCGCGAGCGTCGCCCTGAGCGCCCGCAGCAGCGTGGTCTTGCCGGCACCGTTCGGGCCGACGAGGCCGACGATCGAGCCCCGCTCGACGGTCAGGTCCACGTCCGAGAGGACCCGCTGCCCCCCGAGCGCGACCGAGACGCCGGTCGCCTCGACCATCGGGTCCGTCGACGACTCGCCCGCCTCGCCGATCACAGGTCGTGCACCTCCCGCTGGCGGAGGAGATAGAGGAAGAACGGTGCGCCCAGCGCCGCCGTGACGATGCCGACCGGCACCTCGACGGCCCCCGACCGGGCCAGCGTGTCCGTCGCCACGAGGAACGAGGCCCCGGCGACGCCGGCGGTCGGCAGGAGCACCCGGTGGTCCGGGCCGACGACGAGCCGCATCACGTGGGGGACGATGAGGCCGACGAAGCCCACGACGCCGGCGACGGCGACGCCGGCGGCGGTGACCAGCGAGGCCGTCCCCAGCAGGACCCGCTTCGTCCGCTCGACGTCGATCCCGAGGCTCCGGGCGTCCTCCTCGCCCAGTAGCATCACGTTGAGGTCGCGCGCGTACGCGAGTAACACGAGCGTCGGGAGCAGGACCAGCGGCAGCGTCGTCCACACCTCGGGCCAGGTCGCCCCCTTGAGGTGGCCCATCAGCCAGAACAGCGCCCGCCGGATGCTCTCGCCGCTGCGCAAGAGGAGAAACGAGACGACGGCCCCGAGGAACGTCTGGACGGCGACCCCGGCCAGCAGCAGCGTCGCCACCGGCGTCCGCCCGTTCTCG from Haloarcula litorea encodes:
- a CDS encoding class I SAM-dependent methyltransferase, coding for MGRDDQSSVPETVETALADRPVEGRVCLEAGAGVGNATAGLLAAGAERVYAVTDDPEHAASVRERCRDHADRLVVIEGDLRRTPLPDGSVDLVTAHGLCNVLDPPALEGVAADLTRVAAPDCHLVVDDYAPLPEDAAVADLFAVENAATELATGRPMLTFYPASLLRYLFDGLGWTFDRERTLLDPVPWTASHLSAHAAVTVDAADHLPVALGDALVERAERLVESIGEEFTGRMYSLAMRLPEQ
- the cysK gene encoding cysteine synthase A → MRQPQRAPTEPTVAASVTDLVGDTPLVRLDAFAENLLGKVEAANPYSVKDRIALYMVEAAAESGDLPPGGTVVEATSGNTGIGLAMVCAARGYDCVLTMPESMSEERRRLLSALGAELELTPADDGMSGAIERANELAAADDAVRARQFENEANPRAHRETTGPEIWRDTDGAVDAVVAGVGTGGTITGVSEYVKEERDASLTSVAVEPESSTLLSEGDPDSHDIQGIGPGFVPDVLRTDLLDEVRTASADQARTAARRLAAEEGTMVGISSGAALHAAAEYAGENPEETVVVVLPDTGERYLSTDLWT
- the btuC gene encoding vitamin B12 ABC transporter permease BtuC is translated as MHAWRRALGRSGALAVLLAAVVIVSAGVGPVWIPPTDIAAILLDAVAVPTAVDLSGPTLEVTTRSLLRVPVDEVDRQIVMRVRLPRILLGAVVGFSLAAAGTVMQGIFRNPMADPSIIGVSSGAAVGAVGVIVAPVAVPTGLGIRGAAFVGALAAAFGVYLIATENGRTPVATLLLAGVAVQTFLGAVVSFLLLRSGESIRRALFWLMGHLKGATWPEVWTTLPLVLLPTLVLLAYARDLNVMLLGEEDARSLGIDVERTKRVLLGTASLVTAAGVAVAGVVGFVGLIVPHVMRLVVGPDHRVLLPTAGVAGASFLVATDTLARSGAVEVPVGIVTAALGAPFFLYLLRQREVHDL
- a CDS encoding heme ABC transporter ATP-binding protein, with amino-acid sequence MVEATGVSVALGGQRVLSDVDLTVERGSIVGLVGPNGAGKTTLLRALRATLAPDAGTVRVAGRDLADCSARAVGRLVASTPQSVSLSFEFTVRQAVEMGRTPHLGRFDRPDAEDRDAVERAMERAEVARFADRPVTSLSGGERQRVLLARALAQAAPVLLLDEPTANLDVNHAVRTLDLVRERVREGKTAVAAIHDLNLAARYCDELVLLAGGEVRAAGPPADVLTHETLAAAFDAETLVTRQPATDAPLVTPLSDRTALDRTVHVAGTGRAAAAAVARLAAAGAAVTVGVVPAGDAAAERARELDCEVVTVPAFAGVDAASRERAVELAAAADAVVVAGDVGDGNRPVVSAADRLVAVAGEGVPEVDSRRTTVADVDGLPTAVAEACTTARDDGDRPRVPTE
- a CDS encoding SOS response-associated peptidase is translated as MCGRYSLFAPPEAIEGRFDATFDFAFEPRYNAAPGQSLPVVTDDEPDTIQRMEWGLIPSWADDRSDHQYINARAETLAERRSFADAYEARRCLVPADGFYEWVDGAGSDGGKQPYRVALPDDDLFAMAGLYERWEPPQRQTGLGEFGGGGYGDDEREVVETFTVVTTEPNETVADLHHRMAVLLAPEEEETWLTGGTDEVADLLDPYDGALRAYPVSTAVNSPANDRPDLIDPVEV
- a CDS encoding aldo/keto reductase — protein: METRPLGDTGQESSVATFGAIALNWLEQAGANHLVELALEYGVNHFDVAPTYGDAELKLGPKLRQHRGEIFLGCKTQERGYEGAAAKIERSLDRLGVDTIDLYQIHGLEYESELDEITGADGALAAIRDAKDAGKIDHVGLTSHADPGLITDAIDRIDDLETVMFPLNPVVAGKSGEEYDYEAVLERADEAGVGTLGIKAFADGSWPPEDDLAEADRPYANWYRPVDRPDAIRERFDFAAARGLDTVVTPGDPKLVAMVFDAADRYEGMDESTQRTLIERARHDDSPVPEQLHH